One Gossypium raimondii isolate GPD5lz chromosome 3, ASM2569854v1, whole genome shotgun sequence genomic window carries:
- the LOC105797276 gene encoding homeobox-leucine zipper protein HAT22 isoform X1, whose protein sequence is MGFDDICNTALGLGLGCLVKQENISQLDHHQQKKKQLFLKHDHFSPSLLSLAPSYDTCAIFDAHQQQASSLSAASSFSNSSVKRERDLGGEEVELERICSRVSDEDDEGSPRKKLRLTREQSSILEDKFKQHSTLSPKQALAEELNLRPRQVEVWFQNRRARTKLKQTEVNCELLKKCYETLTEENKRLQKEVEELKSLKVTAPCYMQVGAATLTMCPSCERVDNVGENPSTTLFTLGQKSHFITPFTHPSAAC, encoded by the exons ATGGGGTTTGATGATATTTGTAACACCGCCCTCGGTCTCGGCCTAGGCTGCCTTGTCAAGCAAGAAAACATTTCGCAGTTGGATCATCACCAACAAAAGAAGAAGCAATTGTTCCTCAAACATGACCACTTTTCACCATCTCTTCTTTCTCTAGCTCCATCGTATGACACATGCGCTATTTTTGATGCCCACCAACAACAAGCCTCATCTCTCAGTGCAGCATCTTCATTTTCAAACTCGAGTgttaagagagagagagatttaGGTGGTGAAGAGGTAGAATTGGAGAGAATTTGTTCAAGGGTGAGTGATGAAGACGACGAAGGTAGCCCCAGAAAGAAACTTAGGCTCACCAGAGAACAATCTTCCATTTTAGAAGACAAATTCAAACAACACAGCACTCTCAGTCCT AAGCAAGCTTTAGCTGAGGAGCTGAATCTAAGGCCACGCCAAGTGGAAGTATGGTTCCAAAATAGGAGAGCCAG GACAAAGCTTAAACAGACTGAAGTGAACTGTGAGTTACTGAAGAAATGTTATGAAACACTAACGGAGGAGAACAAGAGGTTGCAGAAGGAAGTGGAAGAGCTTAAATCATTGAAAGTAACAGCTCCATGCTATATGCAGGTGGGAGCAGCTACCCTCACCATGTGCCCTTCCTGTGAGAGGGTTGACAATGTGGGTGAAAACCCTTCCACCACCCTTTTTACCTTGGGACAGAAATCTCATTTCATCACTCCCTTCACTCACCCATCTGCAGCTTGTTAG
- the LOC105797275 gene encoding homeotic protein knotted-1 isoform X2, translating into MKAKIIAHPHCSNLFEAYMDCQKVGAPPEVAARLAAARQEFEARRGSAVSSTRDTIKDPELDQFMEAYYGMLVKYRDELMRPMQEALDFTRRTEAQLNRVSNGLVQIFNSDEKCDGVGSSEEEENNNHSNGETRTDPRAEDRELKNQLLRKYRGYLSSLKQELSKKKKKGKLPKESRQKLLTWWELHYKWPYPSETEKVALAESTGLDQKQINNWFINQRKRHWKPSEDSQFMVMDGLHSPNAVLYMDGHYMGGGPYRPGPS; encoded by the exons ATGAAAGCCAAGATCATTGCTCATCCTCACTGCTCTAATCTCTTTGAAGCTTACATGGATTGCCAAAAG GTAGGAGCTCCGCCTGAAGTAGCAGCCCGGCTAGCAGCGGCTCGACAAGAGTTTGAGGCAAGACGGGGATCTGCAGTGTCATCGACAAGAGACACCATTAAAGACCCGGAACTTGATCAGTTTATg GAAGCTTATTATGGCATGTTGGTCAAATATCGAGATGAACTGATGAGGCCAATGCAAGAAGCTTTGGATTTCACTAGGAGGACCGAAGCTCAACTTAACAGGGTCAGCAATGGCCTAGTGCAGATCTTCAATTCTG ATGAGAAGTGTGACGGTGTTGGTTCATCtgaggaagaagaaaacaataaCCATAGTAATGGAGAAACCAGAACCGACCCTCGAGCCGAAGATCGAGAACTGAAGAACCAACTCCTGAGGAAATATAGAGGCTATTTAAGTAGTCTAAAGCAAGAACTTtccaagaaaaagaagaaagggaaaCTACCCAAAGAATCTAGGCAAAAATTGCTTACTTGGTGGGAGTTGCATTACAAATGGCCATACCCTTCT GAGACAGAGAAGGTGGCATTGGCTGAATCAACTGGGTTGGACCAAAAACAGATAAATAATTGGTTTATAAATCAAAGGAAACGCCACTGGAAACCTTCTGAAGACTCGCAATTCATGGTGATGGATGGCTTGCATTCACCAAATGCAGTTCTTTATATGGATGGTCATTACATGGGTGGCGGCCCTTATCGTCCGGGCCCATCTTAG
- the LOC105797276 gene encoding homeobox-leucine zipper protein HAT22 isoform X2, which translates to MGFDDICNTALGLGLGCLVKQENISQLDHHQQKKKQLFLKHDHFSPSLLSLAPSYDTCAIFDAHQQQASSLSAASSFSNSSVKRERDLGGEEVELERICSRVSDEDDEGSPRKKLRLTREQSSILEDKFKQHSTLSPKQKQALAEELNLRPRQVEVWFQNRRARTKLKQTEVNCELLKKCYETLTEENKRLQKEVEELKSLKVTAPCYMQVGAATLTMCPSCERVDNVGENPSTTLFTLGQKSHFITPFTHPSAAC; encoded by the exons ATGGGGTTTGATGATATTTGTAACACCGCCCTCGGTCTCGGCCTAGGCTGCCTTGTCAAGCAAGAAAACATTTCGCAGTTGGATCATCACCAACAAAAGAAGAAGCAATTGTTCCTCAAACATGACCACTTTTCACCATCTCTTCTTTCTCTAGCTCCATCGTATGACACATGCGCTATTTTTGATGCCCACCAACAACAAGCCTCATCTCTCAGTGCAGCATCTTCATTTTCAAACTCGAGTgttaagagagagagagatttaGGTGGTGAAGAGGTAGAATTGGAGAGAATTTGTTCAAGGGTGAGTGATGAAGACGACGAAGGTAGCCCCAGAAAGAAACTTAGGCTCACCAGAGAACAATCTTCCATTTTAGAAGACAAATTCAAACAACACAGCACTCTCAGTCCT AAACAGAAGCAAGCTTTAGCTGAGGAGCTGAATCTAAGGCCACGCCAAGTGGAAGTATGGTTCCAAAATAGGAGAGCCAG GACAAAGCTTAAACAGACTGAAGTGAACTGTGAGTTACTGAAGAAATGTTATGAAACACTAACGGAGGAGAACAAGAGGTTGCAGAAGGAAGTGGAAGAGCTTAAATCATTGAAAGTAACAGCTCCATGCTATATGCAGGTGGGAGCAGCTACCCTCACCATGTGCCCTTCCTGTGAGAGGGTTGACAATGTGGGTGAAAACCCTTCCACCACCCTTTTTACCTTGGGACAGAAATCTCATTTCATCACTCCCTTCACTCACCCATCTGCAGCTTGTTAG
- the LOC105797275 gene encoding homeotic protein knotted-1 isoform X1, with amino-acid sequence MEEFNRVNGNSIPKGNFVYASAVVATETNTSQNPPKLHLLRDQQEAEDMKAKIIAHPHCSNLFEAYMDCQKVGAPPEVAARLAAARQEFEARRGSAVSSTRDTIKDPELDQFMEAYYGMLVKYRDELMRPMQEALDFTRRTEAQLNRVSNGLVQIFNSDEKCDGVGSSEEEENNNHSNGETRTDPRAEDRELKNQLLRKYRGYLSSLKQELSKKKKKGKLPKESRQKLLTWWELHYKWPYPSETEKVALAESTGLDQKQINNWFINQRKRHWKPSEDSQFMVMDGLHSPNAVLYMDGHYMGGGPYRPGPS; translated from the exons ATGGAAGAATTTAATCGAGTAAACGGGAACAGTATCCCGAAGGGAAATTTCGTGTATGCATCTGCAGTTGTAGCAACTGAAACCAACACCTCACAAAATCCACCAAAGCTCCACTTATTGAGAGACCAACAAGAAGCGGAAGATATGAAAGCCAAGATCATTGCTCATCCTCACTGCTCTAATCTCTTTGAAGCTTACATGGATTGCCAAAAG GTAGGAGCTCCGCCTGAAGTAGCAGCCCGGCTAGCAGCGGCTCGACAAGAGTTTGAGGCAAGACGGGGATCTGCAGTGTCATCGACAAGAGACACCATTAAAGACCCGGAACTTGATCAGTTTATg GAAGCTTATTATGGCATGTTGGTCAAATATCGAGATGAACTGATGAGGCCAATGCAAGAAGCTTTGGATTTCACTAGGAGGACCGAAGCTCAACTTAACAGGGTCAGCAATGGCCTAGTGCAGATCTTCAATTCTG ATGAGAAGTGTGACGGTGTTGGTTCATCtgaggaagaagaaaacaataaCCATAGTAATGGAGAAACCAGAACCGACCCTCGAGCCGAAGATCGAGAACTGAAGAACCAACTCCTGAGGAAATATAGAGGCTATTTAAGTAGTCTAAAGCAAGAACTTtccaagaaaaagaagaaagggaaaCTACCCAAAGAATCTAGGCAAAAATTGCTTACTTGGTGGGAGTTGCATTACAAATGGCCATACCCTTCT GAGACAGAGAAGGTGGCATTGGCTGAATCAACTGGGTTGGACCAAAAACAGATAAATAATTGGTTTATAAATCAAAGGAAACGCCACTGGAAACCTTCTGAAGACTCGCAATTCATGGTGATGGATGGCTTGCATTCACCAAATGCAGTTCTTTATATGGATGGTCATTACATGGGTGGCGGCCCTTATCGTCCGGGCCCATCTTAG